The genomic segment GTAAATCCAGACTTGACTCGACCcctctatattttagattaagttttatttgaaattaatttttaaaaaaaatataatacactaaatgcattaaaaaagactaaaataaaagttttctaaaacactaaaaatacattaaaatatttatattaaaaaatactaccataaatatagtaaatgttttattatattaaaaaacacaaattaatataataattttatttattaaatataaattttaaaattttatattttttgttggGTAAGTTTTTTTTATGTCTGAGACAatgagtttaattgttattagattagtgatttaatataaatataaatattatttaacatatataattaatataatattattttataactaaATATTTGGACCGGGCCGGGCTCGAGCAAAAAATATTGTCCAAAGCTTGacccatatacaaaatgaatcttaaattttatccaaacctattttgGGTCTCGTATCTTATCcatatccttttattttttggGTGAATCTTTAAGTCTAGACGGATGATTCGATCCATAAGTAAATGTTGGTAAACTATAATTTAATcgttaaaaatcaaattttctatatttttgggcTGAAGCCACTTGCTGCCCTTAGCGCCGCCAGATTTGTTTTTTAATTGGGGTTGTATAGAGAGCCTTAATTCACAAACAATAGGAGACTTTCATATAGAGAAAACAAAAGCATTTAATAATTTCttatcgattgagtcttaattcaatTGGTATGAATATcgttgtcaatgtaggaggatgtgggttcgagtgcgttgaagcacattatcctcctatttatgggttggggaagGACTTTAGGTAGTTctaagtattgtgtcaaaaaaagTAGATATGATTAAAACTTATAAATTTGTTGCTTCATAAGATGAATATCGCACGCAAAATCCTTACAAAAATGCAAGCAAGTAATCAAAATACTATGATCAAACATGTCAACTAAATAAAACAAGTTATGTGTTTTACGCAATGCAATAATAACTGTAGTGGTCGTTTCTGTTACCATATAGACAACCTCTTCAAAAACTTACTTCaacaatattattataattaaaatcaaattaatgtaaaatataatCTAACCATATAAAAAAacgaaattaataaataataaaatttaagtctaGAATGAATTTGAATCGCAAACCACAAGCATCTAATTTCAACTTGAATACTTTAATTGCATATAGGCATGTGCTTGAAATTTGATTTCTACTTTtgattatattatatgttttcttgctttcaactcagctcaAAGCATGGAAGAGATAAGACCCCCATTCTTTTGTGTTTCACGTCAACTCCAATTATTGTTTCGTAGTCAACCTCTCTAAAAACCATGAACAATAAAGCAATTCCGTATCCCATAGCTTTCGTTTGCCTGTCTTCTGTTAATTCGCTTTTTGCATGGCCATTGCTTTGTATATAAAGCGAGAATCACAGAATTTGTGAGTTCATAACAACAGTGTTATGGGTCCATTTGCTTTTGCAACATCATTATTCttgtttttaattgaaatttgtCAGCAAGTTGATGGAATTGGAAGCAAATGTGATATTTACAAAGGAAAATGGGTGTTTGATGCATCTTACCCTCTTTACAATTCAAGTAATTGTCCTTTCATACATCAAGAATTCAATTGCCAAAACAATGGTCGACCTGACCGTCTCTATCAAAACTTTAGATGGCAACCCACCTCATGCAACTTGCCAAGGTATTCACtctcttctttcttttacttGACATATAATATTAAAACCTATATTTCATGTAGCTCACTAAATTGATTATTGATTAAATAGGTTCAATGGCAAAGACTTTTTACGAAAATTTAGAGGGAAGAGGATCATGTTTGTAGGTGACTCGTTGGGCTTAAATCAATGGCAATCACTTACATGTTTGCTTCATACAGCTACACCTCAAGATCCATACATCTCCCAAAGAGTTGCTGCCATCTCCACATTCAGTTTTCCGGTTAGAGGACTTAGTGATTGACATtaacttctgtttttttttcacGTTTGGTCATATACaatattatgattattataaacATGGCTCTAACCAGAGTTTGCTGATATGATATGATACTCCTTGCAGACATACGGAGTTTCAATTATGTTCTTACGCAATGCATTTCTTGTTGATATCGTTAATGAAAAAGATAGGCGAGTTCTAAAACTAAACTCCATTGGGAATGGACGAATTTGGAAAGGATATGACGTCTTGATCTTTGACACTTGGCATTGGTGGCTTCTTACCGGTAGAAAACAACCGTAGGACTCCTCAATTATCCCTTCCTTTTTTCTTAGGGACCAAAAAAAAGTTCATGCTTAAATTCTGACATAAGGTTTTATTGAgaaagtataattttatatatttttagtgaACTAGCTAGTGAAACatcatttagaattaaaaaaagaaaccaaaccaTTTTTGTTTTTAGTGATGTGTTATAGTTTAATTTActgaaaatgtatgaaattatatattatgagtACATCAAATACAAAATTCTTCGTATAAATGCTAATATTTTTGGGCATGATTTTTTGCAGATGGGATTATGTCCAAGACAATAATATAACTCGCAAAGACATGAATCGTACAGTTGCCTATAAGAAAGCATTGAGGACATGGGCTAGATGGGTGAACCTCAATGTAGATCCTGCTAAAACCAAGGTGTTCTTCCAAGGGGTCTCCCCCGATCATGTGGAGTAAGTAGCTAGGTTATATGTTAGTTGTGAACAATGACCTACAGTCGCTTAGAATGATTAAGATTTCATGTTGCTATCTCTTTTTGTCTGATCATGACATATGGTGTTGGCCTTTCAAGTCCCATTATCacacatttttacataaaaaaaaaacacacacacatggGATTGACTTGAGATGTTGTTCTTGTCGTACTAGTTCAAGGGATTGGGCAGATCCAACAGCAAAAACTTGCCGAGGGGAAACGTGGCCTATTTTAAGCACGGAGTATCTAGGAGGCTCGCCTTCGCCTCAAGATGTTTTGAAGAGAGTATTGCGAAGTGTGTCAAAGAAAGTTCATTTGCTTGACATAACTGGCTTGTCACAACTAAGAAAGGACGGACACCCTTCAGCCTTTGGCTATGGAGGCCACCGTGGTAACGATTGTACACATTGGTGTCTCCCTGGAGTTCCTGATACATGGAACGAACTGCTCTTTGCAACTCTCATCCAAACTTAAAATagggtttcttttattaatataatattgtaCATAACGGAACAGTTGACATTAGTATCGTTATCAATACAAATGTTTATCctcatatttaaatattaaaaaataattataaataattttaagcaCAGTTTACAACATAAATAAAGCAACTTATTgaaacataatttattcattctgCAACTTATTTATCCAATTCATTGCTTAAATCACGTTggagtaaaataaattatattgagCATCGAgataaaaaggatcaaattataGTTTTAGTGTCGTCATTTTTCACGTAAAAGCACTAAGCCCCATAaagaatatttataatattttttaaatcaaggtggggtaaaaaaaatgttttttttggaGGGTCatcaaaataatgtttttttattactatttttaagttaaaaatatcaaaactctaaaagaattcaa from the Gossypium hirsutum isolate 1008001.06 chromosome D09, Gossypium_hirsutum_v2.1, whole genome shotgun sequence genome contains:
- the LOC107893021 gene encoding protein trichome birefringence-like 43, coding for MGPFAFATSLFLFLIEICQQVDGIGSKCDIYKGKWVFDASYPLYNSSNCPFIHQEFNCQNNGRPDRLYQNFRWQPTSCNLPRFNGKDFLRKFRGKRIMFVGDSLGLNQWQSLTCLLHTATPQDPYISQRVAAISTFSFPTYGVSIMFLRNAFLVDIVNEKDRRVLKLNSIGNGRIWKGYDVLIFDTWHWWLLTGRKQPWDYVQDNNITRKDMNRTVAYKKALRTWARWVNLNVDPAKTKVFFQGVSPDHVDSRDWADPTAKTCRGETWPILSTEYLGGSPSPQDVLKRVLRSVSKKVHLLDITGLSQLRKDGHPSAFGYGGHRGNDCTHWCLPGVPDTWNELLFATLIQT